In the genome of Leishmania braziliensis MHOM/BR/75/M2904 contig, possible fusion of chromosomes 20 and 34, one region contains:
- a CDS encoding putative enoyl-[acyl-carrier-protein] reductase translates to MQASRVISLFGVQYPIVQGGMVWCSGWRLASAVSNAGDLGLLGAGSMMFDVFQHHVRRCKEATKKPFGVNLSLTHDVSRHIEFLIEEKVPIVFTSAGSPKLWTQKLQSHGIKVAHVVPNCKLALKCEAAGVDAVVAEGFEAGGHNGREEITTMTLIPQVRKVLAPEIPLIAAGGIASGEAMLAAMALGAEGVQVGTRFAVTQESSAAEEFKKRCTVAGEAETWLTLKQYMPTRLLLNDYGKEARRLSESGATKEQLKAFCGKGRTKRGIFEGDLENGELEIGQIVSTCKDIPTAAEVVERMVKEFRARNEQLAKMKL, encoded by the coding sequence ATGCAGGCAAGCCGAGTCATATCACTCTTTGGCGTGCAATACCCCATTGTGCAGGGTGGCATGGTGTGGTGCAGTGGATGGCGTCTGGCGTCTGCCGTGAGCAACGCAGGCGACCTCGGTCTCCTCGGCGCCGGTTCCATGATGTTCGATGTCTTTCAGCACCACGTTCGTCGCTGCAAGGAGGCCACGAAGAAGCCCTTTGGTGTCaacctctctctcacccacGACGTGTCGCGGCACATAGAATTCCTTATCGAGGAGAAGGTGCCGATCGTGTTCACGAGTGCTGGAAGCCCTAAGCTGTGGACTCAGAAGCTGCAAAGCCACGGAATTAAGGTGGCGCACGTCGTGCCCAACTGCAAACTCGCCCTCAAGTGCGAGGCGGCAGGGGTTGACGCCGTCGTGGCAGAAGGGTTCGAGGCCGGTGGCCACAATGGACGGGAGGAAATCACCACGATGACGCTGATCCCACAGGTGCGTAAGGTACTGGCGCCTGAGATACCCCTGATCGCAGCGGGTGGCATTGCGAGTGGGGAGGCAATGCTAGCGGCTATGGCTCTTGGGGCGGAAGGCGTCCAGGTAGGCACGCGCTTCGCGGTCACTCAAGAAAGCTCGGCAGCCGAGGAGTTCAAGAAAAGATGCACAGTAGCAGGGGAGGCCGAGACGTGGCTAACGCTGAAACAATACATGCCGACTCGTCTTCTACTGAACGACTACGGCAAGGAGGCCCGCCGCCTCTCTGAGTCTGGCGCCACCaaggagcagctgaaggCGTTCTGTGGCAAGGGCcgcacgaagagagggatCTTCGAAGGTGACTTGGAGAACGGCGAGCTCGAGATTGGCCAAATTGTGTCGACGTGCAAGGACATTCCGAccgcggcggaggtggtagAACGCATGGTGAAGGAGTTCCGCGCCCGTAACGAGCAGCTGGCCAAGATGAAGTTGTAG